In Mobula hypostoma chromosome 11, sMobHyp1.1, whole genome shotgun sequence, the following are encoded in one genomic region:
- the hmox1a gene encoding heme oxygenase 1a: MDTESMPTDLSEALKLATKESHELAENSEFMRNFQKGQVTRDQFTLLLDSLYFIYTALEEESERNKDHPAFAPVYFPSELDRKEALEKDLEYFHGPEWRSHIKCPKATEKYVRRIQHVGREEPELLVAHAYIRYLGDLSGGQVLKKVAQKALQLPSTGEGSAFFTFDRITSANKFKQLYRSRMNTLEAVGETQQRILEEANRAFQLNVEVFDELLQLGAQDQKNSNLLNGSVPSDLSEALKLATKESHELAENSQFMRNFQKGQVTKDQFTLLLDSLYFIYTALEEESERNKDHPAFAPVYFPSELNRKEALEKDLECFHGPEWRSHIKCPKATEKYVRRIQHVGREEPELLVAHAYIRYLGDLSGGQVLKKVAQKALQLPSTGEGSAFFTFDRITSANKFKQLYRSRMNTLEAVGETQQRILEEANRAFQLNVEVFSELQRLSSGSERNGPVHDSEIRKRTVVQERAAHKRDTLYQPSQPRDLLTDSSSLRFALFFGLVVVSLGFGWYLL, translated from the exons ATGGATACTGAAAG CATGCCCACCGACTTATCAGAGGCTCTGAAGTTGGCCACAAAGGAGTCACACGAACTTGCTGAAAACTCCGAATTTATGAGAAACTTCCAGAAGGGTCAAGTCACAAGGGATCAGTTTACA CTGTTACTGGACTCTCTGTACTTCATCTACACTGCCCTGGAAGAGGAGAGCGAGCGGAACAAGGACCACCCGGCCTTCGCCCCCGTCTACTTTCCCTCCGAACTGGATCGGAAGGAAGCCTTGGAGAAGGACCTGGAATACTTCCATGGGCCGGAGTGGAGGAGCCACATTAAGTGTCCGAAGGCCACTGAGAAATACGTGAGGCGGATCCAGCACGTGGGGCGCGAGGAGCCCGAGCTGCTGGTCGCTCACGCCTACATCAGGTACCTGGGTGACCTGTCGGGGGGGCAGGTGCTGAAGAAGGTGGCCCAGAAAGCTTTGCAGCTACCGAGCACGGGCGAGGGGAGCGCCTTCTTCACCTTTGACCGCATCACCAGCGCGAACAAGTTCAAGCAGCTGTACCGCTCGCGCATGAACACGCTGGAAGCCGTCGGAGAGACACAGCAAAGGATCCTGGAAGAGGCAAATCGGGCCTTTCAGCTGAATGTGGAG GTTTTCGACGAGTTGCTGCAGCTGGGAGCTCAAGACCAGAAGAACAGCAACCTCCTGAATGGCAG CGTGCCCAGTGACCTGTCAGAAGCCCTGAAGCTGGCCACAAAGGAGTCCCATGAATTGGCCGAGAACTCTCAGTTTATGAGGAACTTCCAGAAGGGCCAGGTCACCAAAGATCAATTTACG CTGTTACTGGACTCTCTGTACTTCATCTACACTGCCCTGGAAGAGGAGAGCGAGCGGAACAAGGACCACCCGGCCTTCGCCCCCGTCTACTTTCCCTCTGAACTGAATCGGAAGGAAGCCTTGGAGAAGGACCTGGAATGCTTCCATGGGCCGGAGTGGAGGAGCCACATTAAGTGTCCGAAGGCCACTGAGAAATACGTGAGGCGGATCCAGCACGTGGGGCGCGAGGAGCCCGAGCTGCTGGTCGCTCACGCCTACATCAGGTACCTGGGTGACCTGTCGGGGGGGCAGGTGCTGAAGAAGGTGGCCCAGAAAGCTTTGCAGCTGCCGAGCACGGGCGAGGGGAGCGCCTTCTTCACCTTTGACCGCATCACCAGCGCAAACAAGTTCAAGCAGCTGTACCGCTCGCGCATGAACACGCTGGAAGCCGTCGGAGAGACGCAGCAAAGGATCCTGGAAGAGGCAAATCGGGCCTTTCAGCTGAACGTGGAG GTTTTCAGTGAACTCCAGAGACTGAGCTCTGGGTCAGAGAGAAACGGCCCTGTACATGACAGTGAGATCCGAAAACGTACGGTTGTTCAGG AACGGGCAGCGCACAAAAGAGACACTCTGTATCAGCCTTCACAACCACGCGACTTACTGACGGACAGTTCCAGCCTGCGATTCGCTCTCTTTTTTGGCTTAGTGGTAGTGTCACTTGGCTTTGGATGGTATCTGCTGTGA